A single Drosophila miranda strain MSH22 chromosome XR, D.miranda_PacBio2.1, whole genome shotgun sequence DNA region contains:
- the LOC108151318 gene encoding GATOR complex protein Iml1 isoform X1: MKLYKLNTHTRGCNKSYDADLVMNLKDHPNANVGDVVEIYVPDDENGTHLLLQITEFSGSCGRDVISIESGIAVAFKLRPYSNVVMRIVNPADVALDSIEITFKDQYMGRSEMWRLKTYLTDTCVYVNKKIDYNDMQIRCQVYEMWSQGERVASGVITDDTKIVFRSSTSMVYLFLQMSSEMWDFDIHGDLYFEKAVNGFLTELFQKWKKLSCNHEVTIVLFSRTFYAAKSLDEFPEHMRDCLQLDYKGRFYEDFYRVAIQNERNDDWCTVLGQLRKLFTSYQETVLRYHERQHMKIPPATNSTATQGNFLEVLNISLNTFEKHYLDRTFDRTGQLSVVITPGVGVFSVDRELTNITKQRIIDNGVGSDLVCVGEQPLHAVPLLKFHNKDTTLTSADDYSLPHWINLSFYSTNKKIAYSSFIPRIKLPLFVSDQALNADEGEENERNFLSCKQSEYKHNSLFDYDAYDEQIFQPLPAQSTCSLQRVVRAKKTSVPSLETYAYRNNDWENLTPTQIPAMRRKMSDPDIHHGTSAMLAALPDTTNLSESLASEKNSRRTIVSIAPIVRPGRALINPFDPSQVTIKLTSNRRRWTHIFPKGPTGVLIQQHHYQAVPAKIVPAGQRPLQQIPNNSQSSTTNNNETETEYSCDPEEQYDQLSTHSMLSKSVSSHSFVMGDEKIDFFKRRQNSLLNALPANVPNLTATQAKSYLWGATGEQEWTPAITTVIANPAAAGKHLRPIVETEHHFGGDSPLEPAVAAAAATEAEVVGKGKIIIGVDWKSLTIPACLPITTDYFPDKRSLHNDYVISDYTLLPDDVNHDYAQSRAIYRKPLSTEEVCKEIVSQRLAQGFQLIVGEERPSVGGSGGACSVGGPTAVPATSAVLPVKPSESNKEYLLSIGRIFHKISLSGSVITVTGYRPRHPYPPINVDYRYRFHAPQHETYEISGVNFTTEKLENFNWNHMDLYICTRGDVDYPLMESLKYWRYRMYLLPRENIVSKIASCQRCDIFPDVTVDNTSEQVDDFVRLIEAVSKLKRQFVRKARDSPTAHSLTKRRHSTSIISRPQPNQGLMNSPFRERVGSNRLPEKRPSINARPKLDNGRISRIFPATDAAAAAGLAARDDQDDGFPVDIKFSPNATLLEIFDAMKHPVNGVGYFSQTQSLPSCTFLSYDALMWLKTRLNNGRHPLELLEAMRKERMICHASGDWTKPVVAGFVFYYVVQQDKNAKDYAPPLNDYCAFVNEWLEIEFQGCSFLWHDEPVITPVPNFLRDSPAPQSWTDYCSNKRVYRQSHLEIDVNQKSDRMEWGHVKHHTVLQPGFAFEIVVEWVTSSGPIVSDLIGGWMRKANQFNFLVSVPADPMAEPFTKKSDPLRGPIFIPLCVTFLPNGAALFDEFPEESRSDRMLFLQEAILAKFGFLPCVLEKKYSIGKDLPKEYQYVHCTGNMFALIRCATNNYQVESPTLQEANVTRCVYGHTNNTNVPKKVGFLWSWNHMIPNKKWKAQTISNSADGELFQLKMLKDFREFCSNSDQRLVTFWSHCQELKRKNQTLEFNNNNNNNNNDEMKIK; this comes from the exons ATGAAGCTCTACAAGCTGAATACACACACTCGTGGCTGCAACAAGTCGTACG ATGCGGACCTCGTGATGAACTTGAAGGACCACCCCAACGCAAATGTAGGCGATGTTGTGGAGATTTATGTCCCAGATGACGAGAACGGCACGCATCTGCTACTGCAGATCACAGAGTTCAGCGGTAGCTGTGGCCGTGATGTGATAAGCATCGAGTCGGGCATTGCCGTTGCCTTTAAGTTGAGGCCCTACTCCAATGTGGTGATGCGGATAGTGAATCCGGCCGATGTAGCCCTCGACTCCATAGAGATTACCTTCAAGGATCAGTACATGGGCCGCTCTGAGATGTGGCGCCTGAAAACGTATTTG ACGGACACCTGTGTGTATGTGAACAAGAAGATTGACTACAACGACATGCAGATACGCTGCCAGGTGTACGAAATGTGGTCCCAGGGCGAACGCGTGGCCAGCGGCGTCATCACCGACGACACAAAGATCGTCTTCCGCAGCAGCACATCCATGGTGTACCTCTTCCTGCAGATGTCCTCGGAAATGTGGGACTTTGACATCCATGGCGACTTGTATTTTGAGAAGGCAGTTAATGGCTTTCTCACCGAACTCTTCCAAAAGTGGAAAAAGCTGAGCTGCAACCATGAGGTAACCATCGTCCTGTTTTCGCGCACCTTCTATGCGGCCAAGAGTTTGGATGAGTTCCCAGAGCACATGCGCGACTGCCTGCAGCTGGACTACAAGGGTCGCTTCTACGAGGATTTCTATCGAGTGGCGATTCAGAACGAGCGCAACGACGACTGGTGCACGGTGTTGGGGCAGCTGCGGAAGCTTTTCACCTCCTACCAGGAGACAGTGCTGCGCTATCATGAGCGCCAGCACATGAAGATCCCCCCGGCCACAAACTCTACGGCCACGCAGGGCAATTTCCTTGAGGTACTCAACATTTCGTTGAATACATTCGAGAAGCATTACCTGGATCGCACATTCGATCGCACCGGACAGCTCTCGGTGGTGATTACACCCGGCGTGGGTGTCTTCTCGGTGGACAGGGAGCTGACAAACATCACCAAGCAGCGCATCATCGACAACGGCGTGGGCAGCGATCTGGTTTGCGTTGGCGAGCAGCCGCTGCATGCAGTGCCGCTGTTGAAGTTCCACAACAAAGACACCACCCTGACATCCGCCGATGATTATTCCCTGCCGCATTGGATCAATCTAAGCTTCTATTCCACAAACAAGAAGATCGCGTACTCCAGTTTCATACCCCGCATCAAGCTGCCGCTTTTTGTGTCCGATCAAGCGCTCAACGCGGACGAAGGAGAGGAGAATGAGAGGAATTTCCTCAGCTGCAAGCAGTCGGAGTACAAGCACAACTCTCTTTTCGACTATGATGCGTATGATGAGCAGATCTTTCAGCCATTGCCGGCACAGAGCACCTG CTCCCTTCAGCGCGTGGTAAGGGCCAAGAAGACATCGGTACCTAGTCTGGAAACCTATGCATATCGTAACAACGACTGGGAGAATCTCACGCCCACACAGATTCCGGCCATGCGACGCAAAATGTCTGATCCGGATATACATCATGGCACCTCTGCCATGCTGGCGGCACTG CCTGATACCACAAATCTCTCGGAATCCCTGGCTTCGGAGAAGAACTCCCGTCGAACGATTGTCAGCATTGCGCCAATTGTGCGTCCCGGACGTGCCCTGATCAATCCCTTTGATCCCTCTCAAGTGACGATCAAATTGACATCGAATCGCCGCCGCTGGACGCACATTTTCCCCAAGGGACCGACGGGTGTGCTCATCCAGCAGCATCATTACCAAGCAGTGCCTGCAAAAATCGTACCAGCGGGACAGCGTCCGCTGCAGCAGATACCCAACAATAGCCAGAGCAGCACCACCAATAACAacgagacggagacggagtaTTCCTGCGATCCGGAAGAGCAGTACGACCAGCTATCCACGCACTCCATGCTAAGCAAATCGGTGTCCTCGCACAGCTTTGTGATGGGCGATGAAAAGATCGACT TTTTCAAGAGGCGACAgaactctctgctgaatgcatTGCCTGCAAATGTCCCAAATCTGACGGCAACGCAGGCCAAATCGTATCTCTGGGGAGCCACCGGCGAGCAGGAGTGGACGCCAGCAATTACCACGG TTATTGCGAATCCTGCGGCGGCGGGCAAACATTTGCGGCCCATTGTCGAGACCGAGCATCACTTTGGAGGCGACTCTCCGCTCGAgccggcggtggcggcggcggcagcaacCGAGGCCGAGGTTGTTGGCAAAGGAAAAATCATCATAG GCGTTGACTGGAAATCGCTGACGATCCCCGCCTGCCTGCCCATAACCACGGACTACTTCCCCGACAAGCGGTCGCTGCACAACGACTATGTGATCTCCGACTACACGCTGCTGCCTGATGATGTGAACCACGATTACGCCCAGAGCAGGGCCATCTACCGCAAGCCGCTGTCCACCGAAGAGGTGTGCAAGGAGATTGTGTCCCAGCGGCTGGCCCAAGGCTTCCAGTTGATTGTCGGGGAGGAGAGGCCATCGGTGGGTGGCTCTGGCGGGGCATGCTCCGTCGGTGGGCCAACTGCCGTTCCGGCCACCTCTGCAGTGCTGCCGGTAAAGCCCAGTGAGAGCAACAAGGAGTACCTGCTGTCAATCGGCAGGATCTTCCACAAGATCTCGCTAAGTGGCTCTGTCATTACAGTGACGGGCTACAGACCCAG GCACCCCTATCCTCCCATCAATGTGGACTATCGGTATCGATTCCACGCACCACAGCACGAGACGTACGAGATCTCTGGAGTGAACTTTACCACGGAGAAACTGGAGAACTTCAACTGGAACCACATGGATCTGTATATTTGCACGCGTGGCGATGTGGACTATCCACTAATGGAG AGTCTGAAATACTGGCGTTATCGCATGTACCTGCTGCCCCGTGAGAACATTGTGAGCAAGATTGCCAGCTGCCAGCGCTGTGATATCTTTCCCGATGTCACCGTGGACAATACCAGCGAGCAGGTTGACGACTTTGTGCGGCTAATCGAGGCGGTCAGCAAGCTGAAGCGACAGTTTGTGCGCAAGGCTAGA GACAGCCCCACCGCCCACAGTCTAACCAAGCGACGCCACAGTACGAGCATTATATCCAGGCCACAGCCTAATCAG GGACTCATGAACTCTCCGTTCCGGGAGCGAGTCGGTAGCAATCGATTGCCGGAGAAGCGACCCAG CATAAATGCACGTCCAAAGCTCGACAATGGCCGGATATCGCGTATCTTTCCTGCCACGGATGCAGCCGCTGCCGCTGGACTGGCCGCCAGAGATGATCAGGACGATGG CTTCCCCGTGGACATCAAGTTCAGTCCGAATGCCACACTCTTGGAGATCTTTGATGCCATGAAGCATCCTGTGAATGGTGTTGGCTACTTCTCTCAAACTCAATCGCTGCCCTCCTGCACTTTTCTGTCCTACGATGCCTTGATGTGGCTGAAGACACGCCTCAATAATGGAAGACACCCTTTGGAACTCTTGGAAGCCATGCGCAA GGAACGCATGATCTGTCATGCTTCTGGGGACTGGACCAAGCCTGTGGTGGCAGGATTCGTGTTCTACTATGTGGTGCAGCAGGATAAGAATGCCAAAG ATTATGCCCCGCCATTGAACGATTACTGTGCTTTTGTAAATGAATGGTTGGAGATCGAATTCCAGGGCTGCAGCTTCCTGTGGCACGACGAGCCAGTGATCACACCAGTCCCCAATTTCCTAAGGGACTCGCCAGCACCGCAGTCCTGGACGGATTATTGCAGTAATA AGCGCGTCTATCGCCAGTCGCATTTGGAGATCGATGTGAACCAGAAGAGCGATCGCATGGAGTGGGGACACGTGAAGCATCACACTGTGCTGCAGCCGGGCTTTGCCTTCGAGATCGTGGTCGAGTGGGTGACCTCGTCGGGTCCGATTGTATCCGATTTG ATTGGTGGGTGGATGCGTAAGGCAAATCAGTTCAACTTTTTGGTTTCGGTGCCCGCGGATCCTATGGCCGAACCATTCACTAAGAAGTCGGATCCATTGAGGGGACCCATATTCATTCCACTCTGTGTGACATTCCTGCCCAACGGAGCGGCTCTTTTCGATG AATTCCCCGAGGAAAGCAGATCCGATCGCATGCTGTTCCTTCAAGAAGCCATCTTGGCCAAGTTTGGATTTCTGCCCTGTGTGCTGGAGAAGAAGTATAGCATTGGCAAGGAC CTGCCCAAGGAATACCAGTATGTTCACTGTACAGGCAACATGTTTGCTTTGATTCG TTGTGCCACCAACAACTACCAGGTGGAGTCGCCCACCCTTCAGGAGGCAAATGTCACGCGTTGCGTCTATGGCCACACGAACAACACGAATGTGCCAAAAAAGGTGGGCTTCTTGTGGTCCTGGAACCATATGATACCCAACAAAAAGTGGAAGGCCCAAACGATCAGCAACTCGGCCGATGGGGAGCTCTTTCAGCTGAAAATGCTTAAGGACTTCCGCGAGTTCTGCTCGAACAGTGACCAGCGGTTGGTCACCTTTTGGTCGCACTGCCAGGAGCTAAAGCGCAAGAATCAGACATTGGaattcaacaacaacaacaacaacaataacaacgaTGAGATGAAGATTAAATAG
- the LOC108151318 gene encoding GATOR complex protein Iml1 isoform X10, whose amino-acid sequence MKLYKLNTHTRGCNKSYDADLVMNLKDHPNANVGDVVEIYVPDDENGTHLLLQITEFSGSCGRDVISIESGIAVAFKLRPYSNVVMRIVNPADVALDSIEITFKDQYMGRSEMWRLKTYLTDTCVYVNKKIDYNDMQIRCQVYEMWSQGERVASGVITDDTKIVFRSSTSMVYLFLQMSSEMWDFDIHGDLYFEKAVNGFLTELFQKWKKLSCNHEVTIVLFSRTFYAAKSLDEFPEHMRDCLQLDYKGRFYEDFYRVAIQNERNDDWCTVLGQLRKLFTSYQETVLRYHERQHMKIPPATNSTATQGNFLEVLNISLNTFEKHYLDRTFDRTGQLSVVITPGVGVFSVDRELTNITKQRIIDNGVGSDLVCVGEQPLHAVPLLKFHNKDTTLTSADDYSLPHWINLSFYSTNKKIAYSSFIPRIKLPLFVSDQALNADEGEENERNFLSCKQSEYKHNSLFDYDAYDEQIFQPLPAQSTCSLQRVVRAKKTSVPSLETYAYRNNDWENLTPTQIPAMRRKMSDPDIHHGTSAMLAALPDTTNLSESLASEKNSRRTIVSIAPIVRPGRALINPFDPSQVTIKLTSNRRRWTHIFPKGPTGVLIQQHHYQAVPAKIVPAGQRPLQQIPNNSQSSTTNNNETETEYSCDPEEQYDQLSTHSMLSKSVSSHSFVMGDEKIDFFKRRQNSLLNALPANVPNLTATQAKSYLWGATGEQEWTPAITTVIANPAAAGKHLRPIVETEHHFGGDSPLEPAVAAAAATEAEVVGKGKIIIGVDWKSLTIPACLPITTDYFPDKRSLHNDYVISDYTLLPDDVNHDYAQSRAIYRKPLSTEEVCKEIVSQRLAQGFQLIVGEERPSVGGSGGACSVGGPTAVPATSAVLPVKPSESNKEYLLSIGRIFHKISLSGSVITVTGYRPRNSILSGTPILPSMWTIGIDSTHHSTRRTRSLE is encoded by the exons ATGAAGCTCTACAAGCTGAATACACACACTCGTGGCTGCAACAAGTCGTACG ATGCGGACCTCGTGATGAACTTGAAGGACCACCCCAACGCAAATGTAGGCGATGTTGTGGAGATTTATGTCCCAGATGACGAGAACGGCACGCATCTGCTACTGCAGATCACAGAGTTCAGCGGTAGCTGTGGCCGTGATGTGATAAGCATCGAGTCGGGCATTGCCGTTGCCTTTAAGTTGAGGCCCTACTCCAATGTGGTGATGCGGATAGTGAATCCGGCCGATGTAGCCCTCGACTCCATAGAGATTACCTTCAAGGATCAGTACATGGGCCGCTCTGAGATGTGGCGCCTGAAAACGTATTTG ACGGACACCTGTGTGTATGTGAACAAGAAGATTGACTACAACGACATGCAGATACGCTGCCAGGTGTACGAAATGTGGTCCCAGGGCGAACGCGTGGCCAGCGGCGTCATCACCGACGACACAAAGATCGTCTTCCGCAGCAGCACATCCATGGTGTACCTCTTCCTGCAGATGTCCTCGGAAATGTGGGACTTTGACATCCATGGCGACTTGTATTTTGAGAAGGCAGTTAATGGCTTTCTCACCGAACTCTTCCAAAAGTGGAAAAAGCTGAGCTGCAACCATGAGGTAACCATCGTCCTGTTTTCGCGCACCTTCTATGCGGCCAAGAGTTTGGATGAGTTCCCAGAGCACATGCGCGACTGCCTGCAGCTGGACTACAAGGGTCGCTTCTACGAGGATTTCTATCGAGTGGCGATTCAGAACGAGCGCAACGACGACTGGTGCACGGTGTTGGGGCAGCTGCGGAAGCTTTTCACCTCCTACCAGGAGACAGTGCTGCGCTATCATGAGCGCCAGCACATGAAGATCCCCCCGGCCACAAACTCTACGGCCACGCAGGGCAATTTCCTTGAGGTACTCAACATTTCGTTGAATACATTCGAGAAGCATTACCTGGATCGCACATTCGATCGCACCGGACAGCTCTCGGTGGTGATTACACCCGGCGTGGGTGTCTTCTCGGTGGACAGGGAGCTGACAAACATCACCAAGCAGCGCATCATCGACAACGGCGTGGGCAGCGATCTGGTTTGCGTTGGCGAGCAGCCGCTGCATGCAGTGCCGCTGTTGAAGTTCCACAACAAAGACACCACCCTGACATCCGCCGATGATTATTCCCTGCCGCATTGGATCAATCTAAGCTTCTATTCCACAAACAAGAAGATCGCGTACTCCAGTTTCATACCCCGCATCAAGCTGCCGCTTTTTGTGTCCGATCAAGCGCTCAACGCGGACGAAGGAGAGGAGAATGAGAGGAATTTCCTCAGCTGCAAGCAGTCGGAGTACAAGCACAACTCTCTTTTCGACTATGATGCGTATGATGAGCAGATCTTTCAGCCATTGCCGGCACAGAGCACCTG CTCCCTTCAGCGCGTGGTAAGGGCCAAGAAGACATCGGTACCTAGTCTGGAAACCTATGCATATCGTAACAACGACTGGGAGAATCTCACGCCCACACAGATTCCGGCCATGCGACGCAAAATGTCTGATCCGGATATACATCATGGCACCTCTGCCATGCTGGCGGCACTG CCTGATACCACAAATCTCTCGGAATCCCTGGCTTCGGAGAAGAACTCCCGTCGAACGATTGTCAGCATTGCGCCAATTGTGCGTCCCGGACGTGCCCTGATCAATCCCTTTGATCCCTCTCAAGTGACGATCAAATTGACATCGAATCGCCGCCGCTGGACGCACATTTTCCCCAAGGGACCGACGGGTGTGCTCATCCAGCAGCATCATTACCAAGCAGTGCCTGCAAAAATCGTACCAGCGGGACAGCGTCCGCTGCAGCAGATACCCAACAATAGCCAGAGCAGCACCACCAATAACAacgagacggagacggagtaTTCCTGCGATCCGGAAGAGCAGTACGACCAGCTATCCACGCACTCCATGCTAAGCAAATCGGTGTCCTCGCACAGCTTTGTGATGGGCGATGAAAAGATCGACT TTTTCAAGAGGCGACAgaactctctgctgaatgcatTGCCTGCAAATGTCCCAAATCTGACGGCAACGCAGGCCAAATCGTATCTCTGGGGAGCCACCGGCGAGCAGGAGTGGACGCCAGCAATTACCACGG TTATTGCGAATCCTGCGGCGGCGGGCAAACATTTGCGGCCCATTGTCGAGACCGAGCATCACTTTGGAGGCGACTCTCCGCTCGAgccggcggtggcggcggcggcagcaacCGAGGCCGAGGTTGTTGGCAAAGGAAAAATCATCATAG GCGTTGACTGGAAATCGCTGACGATCCCCGCCTGCCTGCCCATAACCACGGACTACTTCCCCGACAAGCGGTCGCTGCACAACGACTATGTGATCTCCGACTACACGCTGCTGCCTGATGATGTGAACCACGATTACGCCCAGAGCAGGGCCATCTACCGCAAGCCGCTGTCCACCGAAGAGGTGTGCAAGGAGATTGTGTCCCAGCGGCTGGCCCAAGGCTTCCAGTTGATTGTCGGGGAGGAGAGGCCATCGGTGGGTGGCTCTGGCGGGGCATGCTCCGTCGGTGGGCCAACTGCCGTTCCGGCCACCTCTGCAGTGCTGCCGGTAAAGCCCAGTGAGAGCAACAAGGAGTACCTGCTGTCAATCGGCAGGATCTTCCACAAGATCTCGCTAAGTGGCTCTGTCATTACAGTGACGGGCTACAGACCCAG AAATTCTATACTTTCAGGCACCCCTATCCTCCCATCAATGTGGACTATCGGTATCGATTCCACGCACCACAGCACGAGACGTACGAGATCTCTGGAGTGA